A portion of the Nitrospirota bacterium genome contains these proteins:
- a CDS encoding HAMP domain-containing protein, producing the protein MIIGISIPSLIAMLGGFLSYEYMTNVKNRQRFVQIADDLKEQVLEVRRNEKNFLIHKDEQYYKYCQDAVHTFNNSVHSISEEIVVEIGRGDFSLLRNSIQTYSGMIFALLRNYQTEAEVVEHVREEGRRLETYVAVKKHAGELSTDFILNLRRLEKNYMLFRDKNSSDKLEGALSQLKNITPFCIECNQYIEAIQDLFSSYQKSDSLVNDLQVIGNKLEEITTRIAAGERQKINSFITLTQRHLLLALVLLFTLGPFFVYKTASLIVAPIKRLDYITKKISEGHLTLRAPIKEHDETYSLAMSFNTMLDHLQLTQESLEKSMDLLQEKQAQLVESEKLASLGTLASGVAHELNNPLNNIYLATQTLYNEIDLEHSPEIVKESVKDIFSQTLRVKRIVGDLLEFARAKGPEFRRINLVDVVNKVLKQMTATGETANVKYSLHANEDFEISADSLMLEQVFVNLFGNAIDAMGGSGSLDIAIDRKDDLVKIRISDTGKGVPPENMLKIFDPFFTTKEKGTGLGLAIVFSIIKKHNGEIDVQSEPGKGTTFIITLPG; encoded by the coding sequence ATGATTATCGGTATCTCCATCCCTTCGCTTATCGCAATGTTAGGCGGCTTCCTGAGTTATGAATACATGACAAACGTAAAGAACAGGCAGCGTTTTGTCCAGATAGCGGACGACCTGAAAGAACAGGTGCTTGAGGTCAGGAGAAATGAAAAGAACTTTCTTATACATAAGGACGAGCAATACTACAAATACTGTCAGGACGCGGTGCATACCTTCAACAATTCCGTCCACAGCATATCCGAGGAGATCGTAGTGGAGATCGGCAGGGGGGATTTTTCCCTGCTCCGCAATTCCATTCAGACATACTCCGGCATGATCTTCGCCCTGCTGAGAAACTACCAGACCGAAGCCGAGGTTGTAGAGCATGTAAGGGAAGAAGGCAGAAGACTGGAAACGTATGTCGCGGTGAAAAAACACGCTGGGGAGCTTTCAACAGACTTTATCCTGAACCTGAGGAGGCTGGAAAAAAACTACATGCTCTTCAGGGACAAAAATTCTTCTGATAAACTGGAAGGCGCCCTTTCGCAGTTAAAAAATATTACCCCTTTCTGTATCGAATGCAATCAGTATATTGAAGCCATCCAGGACCTTTTCTCCAGTTATCAGAAAAGCGATTCACTGGTAAATGATCTGCAGGTCATCGGGAACAAACTTGAAGAGATCACAACCCGGATAGCGGCAGGCGAGAGGCAGAAGATCAATTCATTTATTACATTGACTCAGCGTCATCTGCTGCTGGCCCTCGTGCTGCTCTTCACCCTGGGGCCTTTCTTCGTGTACAAGACCGCTTCCCTGATAGTCGCGCCGATTAAACGGCTCGATTATATTACAAAGAAAATCTCGGAGGGCCACCTGACCCTGAGGGCGCCTATAAAGGAACACGATGAGACCTATTCTCTGGCCATGTCCTTTAACACAATGCTCGACCATCTTCAGCTTACCCAGGAGTCCCTTGAAAAAAGCATGGACCTCCTTCAGGAAAAACAGGCGCAGCTTGTCGAGTCTGAAAAACTCGCCTCACTCGGGACGCTTGCCTCCGGTGTCGCTCATGAGCTCAACAACCCGCTCAACAACATATACCTCGCGACCCAGACGCTGTATAACGAGATAGACCTTGAGCACAGTCCTGAGATTGTAAAGGAAAGCGTTAAGGATATTTTCTCGCAGACCCTCAGGGTGAAAAGAATAGTAGGCGACCTCCTTGAGTTTGCAAGGGCCAAAGGCCCGGAGTTCAGGAGGATCAACCTGGTGGATGTGGTAAACAAGGTGCTGAAGCAGATGACCGCTACCGGCGAAACGGCAAACGTAAAATACAGCCTTCACGCCAATGAGGATTTTGAAATATCCGCGGACAGCCTGATGCTGGAGCAGGTCTTTGTCAATCTTTTCGGCAACGCTATTGACGCGATGGGCGGCAGCGGTTCCCTGGACATCGCAATAGACAGAAAGGACGATCTCGTGAAGATCAGGATCTCCGATACCGGCAAGGGCGTGCCGCCTGAAAATATGCTGAAGATCTTTGACCCGTTCTTTACGACAAAGGAGAAAGGCACGGGTTTGGGACTTGCAATTGTTTTCAGTATAATAAAGAAACATAACGGTGAGATTGACGTGCAAAGCGAACCCGGCAAGGGCACGACATTTATAATAACCCTTCCAGGTTAG
- a CDS encoding sigma-54-dependent Fis family transcriptional regulator produces MSLKILIAEDEEITLKHLRYALSKEGYALTCVQNGLDAFDKLEGERFDILIADIKMPGMDGLTLLGKVKEKYPDTEVIIITGFGSIESAVNAMKQGATDYITKPFNLDELNLKIKKIQEKKSLVKENLALKATLSLDKDTPFIAKSKPMQRVIEIINSISGSDCNVLITGESGVGKGLVAKLIHYTGQRKGKPFLAINCAIFTEELLASELFGHEKGAFTGAIATKQGLIEIADRGTLFLDEIAEMPPNLQAKLLKVIEDKEFLRVGGTRPVKVDVRFIAATNQNINALVSSGRFREDLYYRLNVMDIYIPPLRERKKDVTPLSAHFLEKHSRKANKKITDFTKETMDILLAYGFPGNVRELENIVERAVILEKTSSITPESLPQSIKLFQVEAINPQNIKTIDEINKDYAEKVLEFAEDNKSKAAELLGISRTSLWRILKK; encoded by the coding sequence ATGAGCCTGAAAATCCTGATCGCTGAAGATGAGGAAATAACATTAAAGCACCTGAGATACGCCCTTTCAAAAGAGGGCTATGCCCTGACCTGCGTGCAAAACGGCCTTGACGCCTTCGATAAGCTTGAGGGGGAGAGGTTTGATATTCTCATTGCGGACATAAAAATGCCGGGCATGGACGGGCTGACCCTTCTCGGTAAAGTCAAAGAAAAATATCCCGACACCGAGGTAATAATCATCACGGGCTTCGGCAGCATTGAATCAGCGGTAAATGCGATGAAGCAGGGCGCGACCGACTACATCACCAAGCCTTTCAATCTCGATGAGCTGAACCTGAAGATAAAAAAGATCCAGGAAAAAAAAAGCTTGGTGAAAGAGAACCTCGCGCTTAAAGCGACTCTCTCCCTTGACAAAGATACTCCCTTCATCGCAAAAAGCAAACCGATGCAGAGGGTGATAGAGATCATCAACAGCATATCCGGTTCCGACTGCAACGTCCTTATAACCGGCGAAAGCGGGGTGGGCAAGGGCCTTGTGGCAAAGCTCATCCACTATACAGGCCAGCGAAAGGGCAAACCTTTTTTAGCGATAAACTGCGCGATCTTCACCGAGGAGCTTCTGGCGAGCGAGCTGTTCGGACACGAAAAGGGCGCGTTCACCGGGGCCATCGCCACAAAACAGGGGCTGATCGAAATCGCGGACAGAGGCACTTTATTCCTCGATGAGATCGCAGAGATGCCGCCGAACCTTCAGGCCAAACTGTTAAAGGTCATAGAGGACAAGGAGTTTTTACGGGTAGGCGGCACGCGCCCCGTCAAGGTTGACGTCAGGTTCATAGCCGCGACCAACCAGAACATAAACGCGCTTGTGTCAAGCGGCAGGTTCAGGGAGGACCTGTATTACAGGCTCAATGTGATGGATATTTACATCCCCCCTCTCAGGGAAAGAAAAAAAGACGTCACGCCGTTGAGCGCGCATTTCCTTGAGAAACATTCAAGGAAGGCCAACAAAAAGATAACGGACTTTACCAAAGAGACAATGGACATCCTCCTTGCATACGGGTTCCCCGGCAATGTCAGGGAATTGGAAAACATCGTCGAGCGCGCCGTTATCCTGGAGAAAACTTCAAGCATAACTCCTGAAAGCCTACCTCAAAGCATAAAGCTTTTTCAGGTTGAAGCCATCAATCCTCAAAACATCAAGACAATTGACGAGATCAACAAAGACTACGCGGAGAAGGTCCTTGAATTCGCGGAAGACAATAAATCAAAGGCAGCGGAGCTTCTCGGCATTTCAAGGACCAGCCTCTGGAGGATATTGAAAAAGTAA
- a CDS encoding ParA family protein: MKKVVSVVNLKGGVGKTTTAVNLAACWGEIGKKVLLIDMDPQGSASISVGIMNEGSELLDTLQRTTALPVVSTQVPGLDLVPSGMTMATAGLWFTNGEGNDILSQCLEQTQGDWDLVVIDCPPSLGFHTMNSLMASQHVLIPVETSFLGLNGLKQMVTAIETFKVRNPDIKIEAIIPCRAQRRRRIHWDIMDTLKEMFPGKVSPIIRENVSLAEAPGLGKPVILSDRISKGADDYRLVTLWLEDIISGVQQDPVINQVRQLLSSI, from the coding sequence ATGAAAAAAGTAGTATCGGTAGTAAATCTCAAAGGCGGAGTCGGCAAGACCACAACAGCGGTAAACCTCGCGGCGTGCTGGGGCGAGATCGGGAAGAAAGTCCTTCTTATCGACATGGACCCCCAGGGAAGCGCGAGCATCAGCGTGGGCATAATGAACGAAGGGAGCGAACTGCTCGATACGCTGCAGAGAACAACCGCGCTGCCGGTTGTCTCCACTCAGGTGCCGGGGCTTGATCTGGTCCCTTCGGGAATGACAATGGCGACAGCGGGGTTATGGTTTACCAATGGGGAAGGAAACGACATACTGTCTCAATGTCTCGAACAAACACAGGGCGATTGGGATCTTGTGGTAATCGACTGCCCGCCCAGCCTCGGGTTCCATACCATGAACTCGCTTATGGCGTCGCAGCATGTGCTTATTCCCGTAGAAACGTCCTTTCTCGGGCTTAACGGCTTGAAGCAGATGGTCACGGCTATTGAAACATTCAAAGTACGAAACCCTGATATAAAAATAGAGGCCATTATCCCCTGCAGGGCGCAGCGCCGCCGCAGGATCCACTGGGACATTATGGACACGCTGAAAGAAATGTTCCCCGGAAAAGTGTCTCCCATCATCCGCGAGAATGTTTCTCTGGCAGAGGCCCCGGGACTTGGGAAACCCGTGATACTTTCCGACCGCATTTCAAAGGGAGCGGACGATTACCGCCTTGTCACGCTGTGGCTGGAAGACATAATCAGCGGCGTTCA